A single Methanofastidiosum sp. DNA region contains:
- a CDS encoding DUF5320 domain-containing protein: protein MWKNENMGHGPRHGHMEHRHGCHGRRHFYTKQEKIEMLEEYKTWLDKEKQGVEERIEELKKSL from the coding sequence ATGTGGAAAAATGAAAATATGGGGCATGGACCAAGACATGGACATATGGAACATAGGCATGGTTGCCATGGTAGAAGACACTTCTATACAAAGCAGGAAAAAATAGAAATGCTCGAAGAATACAAGACCTGGCTTGATAAGGAAAAGCAAGGTGTTGAAGAAAGAATTGAAGAATTAAAAAAATCTTTGTAA
- a CDS encoding DUF3830 family protein, with protein sequence MTNLKITAGGFIFKAKLEEENAPNTCSAFLKLLPFKNKIIHVRWSGEAVWIPLGDFNLGLGYENHTSHPSKGEILLYPGGISETEILIPYGSTCFSSKMGQLAGNHFLTIIEGKEKLPELGKKVLWEGAQDILFEKI encoded by the coding sequence ATGACCAACCTTAAAATTACTGCTGGAGGATTTATTTTTAAAGCAAAGCTAGAAGAAGAAAACGCACCAAATACTTGTTCTGCATTCCTGAAGTTATTGCCTTTTAAGAACAAGATTATCCACGTGAGGTGGAGTGGTGAAGCTGTCTGGATACCTTTAGGTGACTTTAATCTAGGTCTTGGATATGAAAATCATACAAGCCACCCTTCAAAGGGGGAGATCCTTCTCTACCCTGGTGGGATAAGTGAAACTGAGATTTTAATCCCTTATGGAAGCACCTGTTTTTCAAGCAAGATGGGCCAGCTTGCCGGAAATCATTTTCTTACAATTATTGAAGGAAAAGAAAAATTACCCGAATTGGGGAAAAAAGTATTATGGGAAGGAGCCCAAGATATATTATTTGAAAAGATATAA
- the alaS gene encoding alanine--tRNA ligase, producing MDDRALKKDFKKKASQNYQKYYAVDTLKSLGFTRKQCKKCGTYFWSVKDRDICGDPECEGGYSFIENSPAKKKLDFIQVWKEMSSLFEKKGYSIIKRYPVVARWRDDTDFVQASIYDFQPHVVKGVQEPPANPLLVPQFCVRFNDIDNVGVTLRHYTGFVMIGQHAFFPPKEFSQDRFLSDIYDWLKTGLGIPSEELIFHEDAWAGGGNFGPCMEFFSRGLELGNQVYIEYEVTPSGGKELDLKVLDMGAGQERFSWFSLANPIGYETVFPTVCDHLYRRTGITPDKSFLKGFIPYSGMLNMDEVEDIEKVWDSIAKKLSTDKEYLKQQVLPLQAIYSIGDHSRSLLFALSDGALPSNVGGGYNLRVILRRALSFIERFSWDIELQKVIEEHAKYLKPQYPELKENISDICEIISYEMEKFENTKDKSRRIIERLNEKGEELSEDKLIELYDSHGITPEVMGVKPPKDFYKRVTERHEKKDSLASEKEIHYDMPDTERLYYDGITEFSAKVLDIKDNIAILDKTAFYPESGGQEGDRGLINDCPVSYTEVSGNVILHIMEGKISFKKGDTVKGVVDNERRLNLTRHHTATHIINGVSRQILGNHIWQAGAEKTEEKARLDITHYKLIDNEDLFKIEKISNELVLKNLPIEKGFFPRAEAEKKYGFRLYQGGAVPGKKIRVVNVKGLDVEACGGTHADSTGQIGPIKILKQSKIQDGVVRLEFCAGLKALDAIQEESMLLRDLSDVFKVEKDKLLDTGKRFFNEWKNRGKEIERLKAEMSCLKKEGLECNYVESDGILFMEENVDTSPDEMRKIAKELSGDNKVIVLTNNEGNIVVSCGKIAIESGHKACNVIRKYGKGGGRDDFAQGVKG from the coding sequence ATGGACGATAGAGCGCTAAAAAAAGATTTCAAGAAAAAAGCAAGTCAAAATTATCAAAAGTATTATGCAGTTGATACATTAAAATCACTTGGTTTTACTAGAAAACAGTGTAAAAAATGCGGCACTTATTTCTGGTCTGTAAAGGATAGAGATATTTGCGGGGACCCTGAATGTGAGGGTGGATATTCGTTTATAGAGAATTCACCTGCAAAGAAAAAACTTGACTTTATACAGGTTTGGAAGGAAATGTCTTCCCTCTTTGAGAAGAAGGGGTATTCTATAATCAAGAGGTACCCAGTTGTAGCTAGATGGAGAGACGACACAGACTTTGTCCAAGCTTCAATTTATGATTTTCAGCCGCACGTCGTGAAAGGGGTACAGGAGCCGCCAGCAAATCCTTTATTGGTGCCACAGTTTTGTGTAAGGTTCAATGACATTGACAACGTCGGTGTCACATTGAGACACTACACAGGCTTTGTCATGATAGGCCAGCATGCCTTTTTCCCGCCAAAAGAATTTTCTCAAGACAGGTTTCTCTCTGACATTTATGACTGGTTAAAGACCGGTCTTGGCATACCTTCCGAGGAGCTTATATTCCACGAAGATGCTTGGGCAGGCGGAGGGAACTTTGGGCCGTGCATGGAATTTTTCTCTAGGGGTTTAGAGCTAGGGAATCAAGTTTACATTGAATACGAAGTAACACCTTCTGGCGGAAAGGAGCTTGATCTGAAGGTACTGGATATGGGGGCAGGACAGGAAAGGTTTTCCTGGTTTTCCCTTGCAAATCCAATCGGTTACGAGACGGTCTTCCCGACAGTTTGTGACCATCTTTACAGAAGGACAGGCATAACTCCCGATAAGTCATTTTTGAAGGGATTCATACCCTACTCTGGAATGTTGAACATGGATGAGGTCGAGGACATTGAGAAGGTCTGGGATAGCATCGCAAAGAAACTCTCTACAGACAAAGAGTATCTGAAGCAACAAGTCTTACCCCTTCAGGCGATATATTCTATAGGGGATCATTCTAGATCATTATTATTTGCACTTTCTGACGGTGCCCTGCCTTCTAATGTCGGTGGTGGGTATAATCTAAGGGTAATTTTGAGAAGGGCATTGTCTTTCATAGAGAGATTCTCGTGGGATATTGAACTTCAGAAAGTCATTGAGGAGCATGCAAAATATCTCAAGCCTCAGTACCCCGAACTCAAAGAGAATATTAGCGATATCTGTGAAATAATTTCCTATGAAATGGAGAAGTTTGAAAATACAAAAGATAAGTCAAGAAGGATAATTGAAAGGCTAAATGAAAAAGGAGAAGAGCTATCTGAAGATAAACTAATCGAATTATATGATTCTCACGGCATTACCCCAGAGGTAATGGGGGTAAAGCCGCCCAAGGACTTCTACAAGCGCGTAACTGAAAGGCACGAGAAGAAAGACTCATTGGCAAGTGAAAAAGAAATCCACTACGACATGCCAGACACAGAGAGACTCTATTATGACGGCATAACAGAATTCTCTGCCAAGGTGCTTGATATTAAAGATAACATCGCCATACTTGATAAGACTGCATTCTACCCCGAAAGCGGAGGTCAAGAGGGAGACAGAGGTCTGATAAACGACTGTCCTGTTTCATACACCGAAGTTTCTGGGAATGTAATCCTCCACATCATGGAGGGCAAGATTAGCTTCAAGAAAGGTGACACAGTAAAAGGTGTTGTCGATAATGAAAGAAGATTAAATCTGACAAGGCACCACACAGCAACTCACATCATAAATGGCGTTAGCAGACAGATCTTAGGGAATCACATATGGCAGGCAGGAGCAGAAAAGACTGAAGAAAAAGCAAGGCTTGACATAACTCACTACAAACTGATTGATAACGAAGATCTATTCAAGATTGAGAAAATTTCCAATGAACTAGTCCTAAAAAATCTCCCCATAGAAAAAGGATTTTTCCCAAGGGCCGAAGCAGAAAAAAAGTACGGATTTAGATTATACCAAGGTGGAGCGGTACCGGGAAAGAAAATCAGAGTCGTCAATGTCAAAGGGCTTGATGTCGAAGCGTGCGGGGGAACTCATGCAGATTCTACCGGCCAGATAGGACCTATCAAGATTTTAAAGCAGAGTAAGATCCAAGACGGAGTCGTTAGGCTTGAATTCTGCGCTGGACTCAAGGCACTTGATGCGATTCAGGAAGAATCTATGCTATTAAGGGATTTATCAGATGTCTTTAAAGTTGAAAAAGATAAACTCCTTGACACTGGAAAGAGATTTTTCAATGAGTGGAAAAACAGGGGAAAAGAGATTGAAAGACTCAAAGCTGAAATGTCTTGCCTTAAGAAGGAAGGGCTTGAATGCAATTATGTAGAATCTGACGGGATACTATTTATGGAAGAAAATGTGGATACATCACCTGATGAAATGAGAAAAATTGCAAAGGAGCTTTCAGGGGACAACAAGGTAATTGTATTGACCAATAACGAGGGCAACATAGTTGTATCATGCGGGAAGATAGCCATAGAAAGCGGACACAAAGCCTGCAATGTAATTAGGAAGTACGGTAAAGGCGGAGGAAGAGACGACTTTGCCCAAGGTGTAAAAGGATAG
- a CDS encoding PadR family transcriptional regulator, translating to MRDHKHQGRGFLSFLILWMLRNDKMNGSEITDEMEKRKGRRFSPGTIYPVLKKLKDKGLILDDEEKRYSLTEKGKKELIIRIDNFFRSFHDLEEMRKYRNDYE from the coding sequence ATGCGAGACCATAAGCACCAGGGCAGAGGATTCCTATCATTTTTGATTTTGTGGATGTTAAGAAACGATAAGATGAACGGTTCTGAGATAACAGATGAAATGGAAAAAAGAAAGGGCCGTAGGTTTAGTCCAGGAACAATTTACCCTGTCTTAAAAAAACTTAAAGACAAAGGCCTAATTCTTGACGACGAAGAAAAAAGATACTCGCTTACTGAAAAAGGGAAGAAGGAGCTCATCATACGTATTGACAACTTTTTCAGATCATTCCACGATTTGGAAGAAATGCGAAAATATCGAAATGATTACGAATAA
- a CDS encoding Xaa-Pro peptidase family protein: MKNRIERLFEYIAKEKKNVDCVLISRSTFPDINFFYFSNASGGLFDGSFLILYPDGTSKLFTSTMELEAAEKSKGDFEIYVYNSRDERIKLLEEHIKGQNLGLSFSSITYFEVEKLKETYKGNLIDLTKEINFTRAIKDKSEIDNIKKASEITSKTFSEVPDMLRDGLTEKELSFEIEFQLKKNGAEALSYDTIAAFGANSSLPHYESSNSPLKKGDFVLLDFAGRYNRYCSDMTRTFFYRKASSEQKKIYQTVLEAQLLGIDELKPGAIAKDVHNAVSKFIDGTEFKGRFIHSLGHGIGLETHDTIGLSPISEYTLEENMVLTVEPGVYIPDFGGVRIEDTLVVKKGKPKILTTFTKDLLII, from the coding sequence ATGAAGAATAGAATCGAGCGGCTTTTTGAATATATCGCTAAAGAAAAGAAAAATGTCGATTGCGTGCTTATTTCAAGGTCAACTTTTCCTGACATTAACTTCTTTTATTTCAGTAACGCTTCGGGGGGCCTTTTTGACGGTTCATTTCTAATTTTATACCCTGACGGCACCTCAAAACTTTTTACCTCGACAATGGAGCTGGAAGCAGCGGAAAAATCCAAAGGGGATTTTGAAATCTATGTTTATAACTCAAGAGATGAGCGGATTAAGCTTCTTGAAGAGCATATAAAAGGACAGAATCTCGGCCTCTCTTTTTCCTCGATAACTTATTTTGAAGTTGAAAAGCTAAAGGAGACCTATAAGGGAAACCTCATAGACCTAACAAAGGAGATCAATTTTACAAGGGCTATAAAAGATAAATCTGAAATTGATAATATCAAAAAAGCTTCTGAGATAACATCCAAAACATTCAGTGAAGTTCCAGATATGTTGAGGGATGGGCTTACAGAGAAGGAGCTCTCATTTGAGATAGAGTTTCAACTCAAGAAAAATGGGGCTGAAGCACTTTCATATGACACAATTGCAGCCTTCGGCGCCAATTCCTCTTTACCGCATTATGAAAGCTCAAATTCACCTTTGAAGAAGGGGGATTTTGTTCTATTGGACTTTGCAGGGAGATATAATAGGTACTGCTCCGATATGACAAGGACCTTTTTCTACAGAAAGGCAAGTAGCGAGCAGAAAAAAATCTATCAAACTGTGCTTGAGGCACAGCTTTTAGGAATTGATGAATTGAAGCCAGGAGCAATTGCAAAAGATGTACATAATGCCGTGTCAAAATTCATCGATGGCACAGAATTTAAAGGGAGATTTATCCACTCTTTAGGCCATGGAATAGGTCTTGAAACTCATGACACTATTGGTCTAAGTCCAATAAGTGAGTATACACTTGAGGAAAATATGGTTCTAACCGTTGAGCCCGGTGTATACATCCCTGACTTTGGAGGAGTCAGGATAGAGGATACGCTAGTTGTGAAAAAGGGAAAGCCAAAAATACTTACAACTTTTACAAAAGATCTTTTGATTATATAG
- a CDS encoding metallophosphoesterase family protein encodes MKIAVMSDIHGNSEALSEVLIDIEKQSVDKIICTGDLVGYGPYPNEVVNTFIDQKIPSTLGNHDLATFDMELLNDLTGIAHESIMLTLDILGKDEKKYLQKLPKAIDCRNFHFVHASPPDNVRGYITKKSDNEIKYLFGQFDSKLCFIGHTHLLAKYHLENNELKHESMEQGKLKLDPEKKYIINVGSVGQPRDGVPKAKYVIFDEDDYLLEIRFIDYDVKKVQNKILELGFPRKNAEFLGPI; translated from the coding sequence TTGAAGATTGCCGTAATGTCTGATATTCATGGTAACAGCGAAGCATTATCCGAAGTCCTAATCGATATAGAAAAACAATCAGTTGATAAGATAATATGCACGGGAGACTTAGTTGGCTATGGCCCCTACCCAAACGAAGTTGTCAATACATTCATCGACCAAAAGATCCCATCAACTCTTGGAAATCATGATCTTGCAACTTTTGATATGGAATTATTGAATGACCTTACTGGAATTGCACATGAGAGCATCATGCTAACATTGGATATTTTAGGAAAAGATGAAAAAAAATATTTGCAAAAATTACCTAAGGCAATTGATTGTAGAAATTTCCACTTTGTGCACGCATCTCCTCCGGATAATGTGCGTGGTTATATTACTAAGAAAAGCGACAATGAAATAAAATATCTTTTCGGCCAATTTGATTCTAAACTTTGTTTCATAGGCCATACGCACCTCCTTGCAAAGTATCATCTCGAAAATAATGAGTTGAAGCATGAATCAATGGAGCAGGGAAAACTAAAATTGGATCCGGAAAAGAAATATATAATTAATGTTGGAAGTGTTGGGCAACCAAGGGATGGGGTACCCAAGGCGAAGTATGTAATTTTTGATGAGGATGATTACTTGCTAGAGATCAGATTTATCGATTATGACGTAAAAAAGGTCCAGAATAAAATATTAGAACTTGGATTCCCAAGAAAGAACGCAGAATTTCTCGGCCCTATATAA
- a CDS encoding small multi-drug export protein yields MDPYLYIFLISIVPWLELRGSIPIGIIMDLDITKVFLVSLLGGILVIPVLFIAFDHIFPIVRRIKIIDRLYMIWETRVHRKYEKYADWEMLGLMIFVAIPLPGTGVYSGTFLAYLLGLNRKWSFLAISLGAAIAGILVSLISLGLKSNMVYLGGFF; encoded by the coding sequence ATGGATCCATATCTGTATATTTTTTTAATATCAATTGTCCCCTGGCTTGAGCTTAGAGGCAGCATACCTATCGGGATAATAATGGATCTAGATATCACAAAAGTTTTCTTGGTAAGCTTACTCGGCGGGATATTAGTTATACCTGTTCTCTTTATCGCCTTTGACCACATATTTCCAATTGTAAGGAGAATAAAGATTATTGATCGTCTGTATATGATATGGGAAACAAGAGTCCATAGGAAGTATGAGAAGTATGCCGATTGGGAGATGCTTGGATTAATGATATTCGTAGCTATTCCACTCCCCGGAACAGGAGTTTATTCTGGGACATTCTTAGCTTATCTATTAGGCCTCAACAGAAAATGGTCATTTCTTGCTATTTCTCTAGGTGCAGCTATTGCCGGAATACTAGTAAGTTTAATATCTCTTGGACTTAAATCTAACATGGTTTATCTCGGAGGATTCTTTTGA
- a CDS encoding glycine--tRNA ligase, which translates to MKSDEIMDVALRRGFIYPSSEIYGGISGFYDYGHLGTLMRRKWENAWRKHYLGLNPNFFEIDATNIMPKNVFVGSGHLENFNDPLTECEKCHSRFRADHLVEEFLERSAEGMSAEEMTGLLKDSNIPCPKCGGHLLDVKMFNMMFELSVGATGESEVAYLRPETAQGAFLAFKRSFNTLRGKLPMGLAIIGRAYRNEISPRQGFYRLREFNQAELQIFFDPDTIEDHPDFDKIKDVNLRMFPLQNRASGEVDDITASDLHKNYGIPKFYIYHLAKIQEFYLDKMKFPRELFRFRELSADERAFYNKIHWDVEVYTESLGGFKEMGGLHYRTDHDLGGHQNASGERLDVNIDGKKFVPHVLELSFGVDRNFWTLLDVFYKDEGDRKVIALPKEVSPFRAGIFPLQKKGDLEKVAKSVYDNLSKCCDVFYDDSGSIGRRYRRQDEIGTPFAITIDFQTLEDNTVTIRERDSMNQHRVKIDEIKKNI; encoded by the coding sequence ATGAAATCTGATGAGATAATGGACGTTGCATTGAGGAGAGGGTTTATTTATCCATCTTCTGAAATTTATGGCGGTATTTCTGGTTTTTATGATTACGGTCATCTAGGTACCCTTATGAGAAGGAAATGGGAAAATGCTTGGAGAAAGCATTACCTTGGCCTAAATCCTAATTTCTTTGAAATTGATGCTACTAATATAATGCCAAAGAATGTTTTTGTGGGCTCAGGTCACCTTGAAAACTTTAATGATCCGCTGACTGAATGTGAGAAGTGCCACTCGAGGTTTAGGGCAGACCACCTTGTAGAAGAGTTTCTAGAAAGGAGCGCAGAAGGCATGTCTGCAGAAGAGATGACAGGATTGCTAAAAGACAGCAATATCCCATGCCCAAAGTGCGGTGGGCATCTTCTTGATGTGAAGATGTTCAACATGATGTTTGAGCTATCAGTTGGCGCCACTGGGGAATCAGAGGTAGCATACCTTAGACCCGAAACTGCACAGGGAGCATTTTTGGCTTTCAAGAGAAGCTTTAACACTTTAAGGGGTAAACTCCCAATGGGCCTCGCAATTATAGGCAGGGCCTACAGGAATGAAATCTCCCCAAGGCAGGGATTCTATAGGTTAAGAGAATTTAATCAGGCTGAGCTTCAGATATTCTTTGATCCAGATACAATCGAAGACCATCCTGATTTTGACAAAATAAAGGACGTAAATCTAAGGATGTTCCCGCTTCAAAACAGGGCTAGCGGTGAAGTTGATGATATAACTGCATCAGACCTCCATAAGAACTATGGCATACCGAAGTTTTACATTTATCACCTGGCAAAGATTCAGGAGTTCTACCTTGATAAAATGAAATTCCCAAGAGAGCTCTTCAGATTCAGGGAGCTTTCTGCAGATGAAAGGGCTTTCTATAACAAGATCCACTGGGATGTTGAAGTATACACAGAATCTCTTGGCGGCTTTAAGGAGATGGGGGGTCTCCACTACAGGACTGATCACGACCTCGGCGGCCACCAAAACGCAAGCGGAGAAAGGCTTGACGTCAATATTGACGGCAAGAAGTTTGTACCTCATGTGCTTGAGCTTTCATTTGGCGTAGATAGAAACTTCTGGACTTTGCTTGATGTATTCTACAAAGATGAAGGTGACAGAAAAGTAATAGCACTTCCCAAAGAAGTATCTCCTTTTAGAGCTGGAATCTTCCCGCTTCAAAAGAAAGGGGACCTCGAGAAAGTTGCAAAGAGCGTCTATGACAATCTATCGAAGTGCTGCGATGTTTTCTATGATGATTCAGGCTCGATAGGCAGACGATACAGGAGACAGGATGAGATTGGAACACCCTTCGCAATAACTATTGACTTCCAGACATTAGAAGACAACACCGTGACAATCAGGGAAAGGGATTCAATGAATCAGCACAGGGTAAAGATAGACGAAATCAAGAAAAATATCTAA